A DNA window from Arachis duranensis cultivar V14167 chromosome 3, aradu.V14167.gnm2.J7QH, whole genome shotgun sequence contains the following coding sequences:
- the LOC107480817 gene encoding RNA polymerase II C-terminal domain phosphatase-like 1: protein MYKSVVYKGDVVLGEVDLYPEENNNNYLKHKNIDVREIRITHFSQPSERCPPLAVLHTVTSCGVCFKMESKNLQTQQQDALSHLHSLCIKENKTAVMPLGGGEEIHLVAMYSRHNDRPCFWGFIVASGLYDSCLVMLNLRCLGIVFDLDETLIVANTMRSFEDRIEALQRKINSEVDLQRISGMQAEVKRYLDDKNILKQYVENDQVVDNGKVIKVQPEIVPALSDSHLPIVRPLIRLPEKNIILTRINPQIRDTSVLVRLRPAWEDLRGYLTARGRKRFEVYVCTMAERDYALEMWRLLDPDLNLINSKELLDRIVCVKAGLKKSLFNVFQDGFCHPKMALVIDDRLKVWDEKDQPRVHVVPAFAPYYAPQAEANNAVPVLCVARNVACNVRGGFFKDFDDGLLQKVPQIAYEDDIKDIPSAPDVSNYLVAEDDASALNGNRDPLSFDGMADAEVERRLKDAISAVSAIPAITANLDPRLTSSLQYTMASSGSGPLPAAQASMMQFPSVQYPQQATLVKPMVQTAPSEPSLHGSPAREEGEVPESELDPDTRRRLLILQHGQDTREHTPSEPSFPVRQPVQVSAPPRVPPRGGWFPVEEEIGPQQLNRVIPREFPVDTEPLRIEKHRPPHPPFFPKVDNSVSPDRVLHESHQRLPKEMYHRDDRTRLSQAPSSYHSFSGDDNSLSRSSSSHKDLESESHSPLSADTPVGVLQEIALKCGTKVEFKSCLVASTELQFSIEAWFSGRKVGEGFGRSRKEAQHRAAEHSIKQLADIYLSRAKAETGSTYGDVSGFQANDNGYVGNINSIGNQPLSKEESFSFSTASDPSRVLDPRLEVSKRSMGSVSALKELCMMEGLGVSFQSPPAPVSLNPIQKDEIHAQVEIDGQVFGEGIGLTWDEAKMQAAEKALGSLRTMLGQSIPKRQGSPRPVHGLPNKRLKHDYPRTLQRIPSSARYPRNAPPVP from the exons atGTATAAATCGGTGGTGTACAAGGGGGATGTGGTGTTGGGTGAGGTTGATTTATACCCAGAagagaacaacaacaactactTGAAGCACAAGAACATCGATGTGAGAGAAATCAGAATAACTCACTTCTCGCAACCCAGTGAGAGGTGCCCACCACTTGCAGTGCTTCACACCGTCACATCTTGCGGTGTTTGCTTCAAAATGGAGTCAAAGAACTTGCAGACACAACAACAGGACGCGCTCTCACACTTGCACTCCTTgtgtataaaggagaataag ACTGCTGTGATGCCActaggaggaggagaagaaatacATTTGGTTGCAATGTATTCGCGGCATAACGACAGGCCATGTTTTTGGGGATTCATTGTTGCCTCTGGACTCTATGATTCATGCCTTGTGATGTTAAACCTTAGATGTTTGGGTATAGTGTTTGATCTGGATGAAACACTTATAGTAGCAAATACAATGCGTTCATTTGAGGATAGAATTGAGGCACTCCAAAGGAAAATAAACTCCGAGGTAGATCTGCAACGAATTTCAGGCATGCAGGCTGAGGTCAAGCGCTACCTAGATGACAAGAATATATTAAAGCAATACGTTGAAAATGATCAAGTTGTTGATAATGGGAAAGTAATAAAAGTTCAACCTGAGATTGTTCCAGCATTATCTGACAGTCATCTACCTATAGTTCGACCTCTGATACGGTTACCAGAAAAGAACATTATTCTTACACGAATAAATCCGCAG ATTCGTGATACAAGTGTCCTTGTGAGGCTGAGACCTGCGTGGGAAGATCTTCGTGGTTACCTGACAGCAAGAGGGCGCAAGCGTTTTGAGGTTTATGTTTGCACAATGGCTGAAAGGGATTATGCTCTAGAAATGTGGAGACTTCTTGATCCAGATCTGAATCTGATAAATTCTAAAGAACTATTAGATCGTATTGTGTGTGTTAAAGCTG GTTTGAAAAAGTCATTATTCAACGTCTTCCAAGATGGTTTTTGCCATCCGAAGATGGCATTGGTCATTGATGATCGCTTGAAAGTTTGGGATGAGAAAGATCAACCACGGGTGCATGTTGTCCCTGCCTTTGCTCCATACTATGCCCCTCAAGCTGAA GCAAATAACGCTGTACCTGTCTTGTGTGTTGCAAGGAATGTAGCTTGCAATGTTAGGGGTGGCTTCTTTAA GGACTTTGATGACGGTCTTTTACAAAAGGTTCCTCAAATTGCCTACGAagatgatataaaagatatacCTTCTGCTCCTGATGTGAGCAATTATCTTGTTGCAGAG GATGATGCATCTGCTCTTAATGGAAACAGAGATCCACTTTCATTTGATGGGATGGCAGATGCTGAGGTAGAAAGAAGATTAAAG GATGCAATATCTGCCGTGTCAGCCATTCCGGCAATAACTGCTAATCTTGATCCCAGGCTTACTTCTTCTCTTCAGTACACAATGGCATCTTCTGGTTCAGGTCCGCTCCCAGCAGCACAAGCATCTATGATGCAATTTCCCAGTGTACAGTACCCTCAACAAGCAACACTAGTAAAGCCAATGGTTCAGACTGCCCCTTCAGAACCAAGTTTGCATGGTTCTCCTGCTAGAGAAGAAGGTGAAGTACCTGAATCAGAATTAGACCCAGACACAAGGCGTAGGCTTCTCATATTACAACATGGACAAGATACAAGGGAACACACACCTAGTGAGCCTTCTTTTCCCGTTAGACAGCCTGTGCAAGTTTCTGCCCCGCCACGTGTGCCACCACGTGGGGGATGGTTTCCTGTAGAAGAGGAGATTGGTCCCCAGCAGCTAAACAGGGTAATACCTAGAGAATTCCCTGTAGATACCGAACCCTTGCGTATTGAGAAGCACCGACCGCCTCATCCGCCCTTTTTCCCTAAGGTTGATAATTCTGTTTCCCCCGATAGAGTTCTCCATGAGAGCCACCAAAGATTGCCAAAGGAG ATGTATCATAGAGATGATCGCACAAGATTAAGCCAAGCACCCTCTAGTTATCATTCTTTCTCCG GTGATGATAACTCCTTGAGTAGGTCATCTTCCAGCCACAAGGATCTTGAATCTGAAAGTCATTCTCCATTGTCCGCGGATACTCCAGTTGGTGTATTGCAGGAAATAGCACTGAAGTGTGGAACTAAG GTGGAATTTAAGTCATGTTTGGTTGCCAGCACAGAACTGCAGTTCTCCATTGAG GCATGGTTTTCTGGAAGAAAAGTTGGTGAAGGATTTGGAAGATCTAGAAAGGAAGCCCAGCATAGAGCTGCTGAGCATTCTATTAAACAGTTGGCTG ATATATATTTGTCTCGTGCTAAAGCTGAAACTGGTTCTACATATGGAGATGTGAGTGGGTTTCAAGCAAATGACAACGGTTATGTGGGTAATATTAATTCTATTGGTAATCAGCCATTGTCTAAAGAAGAATCCTTCTCATTTTCAACTGCATCAGATCCATCAAGGGTTCTAGATCCAAGGTTGGAAGTTTCTAAGAGGTCGATGGGTTCTGTCTCTGCCCTCAAAGAATTG TGCATGATGGAGGGTCTTGGTGTCAGTTTTCAATCTCCGCCTGCTCCAGTTTCATTGAATCCAATTCAGAAAGATGAAATACATGCCCAG GTCGAAATAGATGGCCAAGTGTTTGGTGAAGGGATTGGATTAACATGGGATGAGGCTAAAATGCAG GCTGCCGAGAAGGCACTTGGAAGTCTAAGAACAATGCTTGGTCAAAGCATTCCGAAACGGCAGGGTTCTCCCAG GCCAGTGCATGGTTTGCCAAATAAACGTTTGAAGCATGACTATCCCCGGACTCTTCAACGAATTCCTTCTTCTGCAAGATATCCCAGGAATGCGCCTCCAGTTCCTTGA